A window of Ruania suaedae contains these coding sequences:
- the treY gene encoding malto-oligosyltrehalose synthase, whose translation MSVRTPVSTYRLQLGADLTFDDVASLTASLAHRGVTDLYLSPILTAAPGSTHGYDVVDHSRISEVLGGRAGLERMVAAAREHDLGVIVDVVPNHMAVPTPASHNRQLWSLLEHGPHSPFASWFDVDFSDDAQVLMPVLGRRVGAAMAAGEITVRTLDEPEHHLTPERPVLCYYEHRFPIREGTEHLPLPDLLERQHYRLAYWRVADEELNYRRFFDVGSLVAVRVERPEVFEATHALLLELMEAGLVDGLRIDHPDGLANPGEYLRRLHEATGGRWIVAEKILEPDEDVPGDWPVAGTTGYDAAWRINQVLTDPAGALPLGGLLSELTGDVVGTLDRVVAEAKREIATGSLYAEVHRLASLIAELCHDDVRLRDHTLRAITECVTELVVACDRYRAYVVPDRPLAAADAALVQGWAREAAEELEPERLETLDVVTDLVLGREVGSAGRQHEARRDEVIVRFQQVCGAVTAKGVEDTAFYRWTHLTSLCEVGGAPGRFAVGPDVLHAWAARAQAHHPLTMTAGSTHDAKRGEDVRARIGVLSELGEAWVEHVHRLRALTEDIRPADLDGRTENLLWQTLAGVWTEDGPITTERLNGYLIKAAREAKEWTAWTAQDREREEALTGFVDALLTREDVTALMGDWVERTREPVRVATLGAKALQLMLPGVADVYQGTETTGVNLVDPDNRRPVDHDHLSAMLARLDGGATPHDLSSEKLRLTTALLRLRRRHASALVGADAGYQPLPTSTTHALAFARGPAAAPAVVTVLTRLPVLLRSTGGWGEHSVVLPEGRWRCAVTGRRCDGGPVMLAELLATSPVAVLERDDEEH comes from the coding sequence ATGAGCGTGCGCACGCCGGTCTCCACCTACCGTCTCCAGCTCGGGGCGGACCTCACCTTCGACGACGTCGCCTCGCTGACCGCCTCGCTCGCCCACCGGGGTGTGACGGACCTGTACCTGTCCCCCATCCTGACGGCAGCGCCCGGCTCGACGCACGGCTACGACGTCGTCGACCACTCCCGCATCAGCGAGGTGCTCGGCGGACGGGCCGGACTGGAACGGATGGTCGCCGCGGCCCGCGAGCACGACCTGGGCGTCATCGTCGACGTGGTGCCCAACCACATGGCGGTGCCGACCCCGGCCAGCCACAACCGGCAGCTGTGGTCGCTGCTCGAGCACGGGCCGCACTCGCCATTCGCGTCCTGGTTCGACGTCGACTTCTCCGACGACGCCCAGGTGCTGATGCCGGTGCTCGGCCGCCGGGTCGGGGCCGCGATGGCGGCCGGGGAGATCACGGTGCGCACGCTCGACGAGCCCGAGCACCACCTCACGCCCGAGCGGCCGGTGCTGTGCTACTACGAGCACCGCTTCCCGATCCGGGAGGGGACCGAGCACCTCCCCCTGCCGGATCTGCTCGAGCGTCAGCACTACCGGCTGGCGTACTGGCGGGTGGCCGACGAGGAGCTGAACTACCGCCGCTTCTTCGACGTGGGCTCGCTGGTCGCGGTGCGCGTGGAACGTCCCGAGGTGTTCGAGGCCACCCACGCCCTGCTGCTGGAGCTGATGGAGGCGGGCCTCGTGGACGGCCTGCGCATCGACCACCCGGACGGTCTCGCGAACCCGGGCGAGTACCTGCGGCGCCTGCACGAGGCCACCGGGGGCCGCTGGATCGTGGCGGAGAAGATCCTCGAACCCGACGAGGACGTGCCGGGCGACTGGCCGGTGGCCGGGACCACGGGCTACGACGCGGCGTGGCGGATCAACCAGGTCCTCACCGACCCGGCCGGGGCGCTCCCGCTGGGTGGGTTGCTGAGTGAGCTCACCGGCGACGTCGTCGGCACCCTCGACCGGGTCGTGGCCGAGGCCAAGCGCGAGATCGCGACCGGATCGCTGTACGCGGAGGTGCACCGGCTGGCGAGCCTGATCGCCGAGCTGTGCCACGACGACGTGCGGCTGCGCGATCACACCCTGCGCGCCATCACCGAGTGCGTCACCGAGCTGGTCGTGGCCTGCGACCGCTACCGGGCCTACGTCGTCCCCGACCGCCCGCTCGCCGCCGCCGATGCGGCGCTGGTACAGGGATGGGCCCGGGAGGCCGCCGAGGAGCTGGAGCCGGAGCGGCTGGAGACCCTCGACGTGGTCACCGATCTCGTCCTGGGCCGTGAGGTCGGCTCCGCCGGGCGTCAGCACGAGGCCCGCCGCGACGAGGTCATCGTCCGCTTCCAGCAGGTCTGCGGGGCCGTGACGGCCAAGGGCGTGGAGGACACCGCCTTCTACCGCTGGACGCATCTGACCTCGCTGTGCGAGGTCGGTGGCGCACCCGGGCGGTTCGCCGTCGGGCCGGACGTCCTGCACGCATGGGCGGCTCGCGCGCAGGCGCACCACCCCCTGACCATGACCGCCGGCAGCACGCACGACGCCAAGCGCGGCGAGGACGTCCGGGCACGCATCGGTGTGCTCTCCGAGCTCGGCGAGGCGTGGGTGGAGCACGTGCACCGGTTGCGCGCCCTCACCGAGGACATCCGGCCCGCGGATCTGGACGGACGCACCGAGAACCTGCTCTGGCAGACCCTGGCCGGGGTCTGGACCGAGGACGGCCCGATCACGACGGAGCGGCTGAACGGCTACCTGATCAAGGCGGCGCGCGAGGCCAAGGAGTGGACCGCGTGGACCGCGCAGGACCGCGAGCGGGAGGAGGCCCTGACCGGGTTCGTCGACGCCCTGCTCACCCGCGAGGACGTGACAGCGCTGATGGGCGACTGGGTCGAGCGCACCCGCGAGCCCGTCCGGGTCGCCACCCTGGGGGCCAAGGCGCTGCAACTGATGCTGCCCGGGGTGGCCGACGTCTACCAGGGCACCGAGACGACGGGGGTCAACCTCGTCGACCCGGACAACCGGCGCCCGGTCGATCACGACCACCTCTCGGCGATGCTGGCCCGGCTCGACGGCGGCGCCACACCGCACGACCTGTCCTCGGAGAAGCTGCGCCTGACCACGGCGCTGCTGCGGCTGCGGCGCCGTCACGCGTCGGCCCTGGTGGGCGCCGACGCCGGGTACCAGCCCTTGCCGACGTCGACCACCCACGCCCTGGCCTTCGCCCGCGGACCGGCCGCTGCCCCGGCCGTGGTGACGGTCCTCACGCGCCTGCCGGTGCTGCTGCGCTCCACCGGTGGGTGGGGTGAGCACTCGGTGGTGCTGCCCGAGGGCCGGTGGCGATGTGCGGTCACCGGACGCCGCTGCGACGGCGGCCCGGTCATGCTGGCCGAGCTGCTGGCCACCTCGCCGGTGGCGGTCCTCGAACGCGACGATGAGGAGCACTGA
- the treZ gene encoding malto-oligosyltrehalose trehalohydrolase yields the protein MRVWAPRAEQEVQIELGSSREPLTAAGDGWWELGRELPAGTDYAFVLDGQGPYPDPRSPWQPGGVHGPSRTVDLTAHAWQDGSWPGRDVRGAVLYELHVGTFTEAGTLDAAAEHLPYLRELGVEMVQLMPVAAFPGERGWGYDGVALYAVQDSYGGPAALQRFVDAAHRHGLAVSLDVVYNHLGPSGNYLACFGPYFTAEHTTPWGDAVNLDGPGSAHVRRFIIDNALRWLRDFHLDALRLDAVHALVDDSPTHLLAELADEVEALAQRLGRPLSLIAESDLNDVAMVTPTGAGGLGMTAQWADDVHHALHAYLTSERHGYYVDFGSPATLSHALEKVFVHDGGHSTFRGRPWGAPVPEETDGHRFVVFTSNHDQVGNRGRGDRPAAVLSDTQLAASAALLLGSPGTPMLFMGEEWAASTPWLYVTDHREPELAEAVREGRAREFAEHGWDQIYGPGAEAPDPQDPQTAAAGVLRWQERGTGRHARIEDFTRELIALRARTPDLGSGDRRATRVEATPEWVLMHRGECVVAVNVGTGICHVPLPRADRHEVLLAWDESVRLEGDQLLLPPGAVVLAGR from the coding sequence ATGCGGGTCTGGGCACCGAGGGCCGAGCAGGAGGTCCAGATCGAGCTGGGCTCCTCCCGTGAGCCGCTGACCGCGGCCGGGGACGGATGGTGGGAGCTGGGCCGCGAGCTGCCCGCCGGGACCGACTACGCCTTCGTCCTCGACGGGCAGGGGCCCTATCCCGATCCGCGCAGCCCGTGGCAACCCGGCGGCGTGCACGGGCCCTCCCGCACCGTCGACCTGACGGCGCACGCGTGGCAGGACGGCTCCTGGCCCGGCCGGGACGTGCGCGGCGCCGTGCTGTACGAGCTGCACGTGGGCACGTTCACCGAGGCGGGGACGCTGGACGCCGCCGCCGAGCACCTGCCCTACCTGCGCGAGCTCGGCGTGGAGATGGTGCAGCTGATGCCGGTCGCCGCGTTCCCCGGCGAGCGGGGCTGGGGATACGACGGCGTCGCGCTGTACGCCGTCCAGGACTCCTACGGCGGGCCGGCGGCCCTGCAGCGGTTCGTCGACGCCGCCCACCGGCACGGGCTGGCGGTCAGCCTCGATGTGGTCTACAACCACCTGGGCCCCTCGGGCAACTACCTGGCCTGCTTCGGCCCCTACTTCACCGCCGAGCACACCACGCCGTGGGGCGACGCGGTCAACCTCGACGGACCCGGATCGGCGCACGTGCGCCGGTTCATCATCGACAACGCCCTGCGATGGCTGCGCGACTTCCACCTCGATGCCCTCCGGCTGGACGCCGTGCACGCCCTGGTCGACGACTCCCCCACGCATCTGCTGGCCGAGCTGGCCGACGAGGTCGAGGCGCTCGCGCAGCGTCTGGGCCGCCCGCTCTCGCTCATCGCCGAGTCCGACCTCAACGACGTCGCCATGGTGACCCCCACCGGTGCCGGCGGCCTGGGCATGACCGCGCAGTGGGCCGACGACGTCCACCACGCGCTCCATGCCTACCTGACCAGTGAGCGGCACGGGTACTACGTCGACTTCGGCTCCCCGGCCACGCTCAGTCATGCGCTGGAGAAGGTCTTCGTCCACGACGGCGGCCACTCCACCTTCCGCGGCCGCCCGTGGGGTGCGCCCGTGCCCGAGGAGACCGACGGCCACCGCTTCGTCGTCTTCACCAGCAACCATGACCAGGTCGGCAACCGCGGCCGCGGTGACCGGCCGGCCGCCGTCCTGAGCGACACCCAGCTCGCGGCCTCGGCCGCGCTGCTGCTCGGCTCGCCCGGCACGCCCATGCTGTTCATGGGCGAGGAGTGGGCTGCCTCCACGCCCTGGCTCTACGTCACCGACCACCGTGAACCCGAGCTCGCCGAGGCCGTCCGGGAGGGCAGGGCACGGGAGTTCGCCGAGCACGGCTGGGACCAGATCTACGGGCCGGGCGCCGAGGCACCCGATCCGCAGGATCCGCAGACCGCGGCGGCCGGCGTGCTGCGCTGGCAGGAGCGGGGCACCGGACGCCACGCCCGGATCGAGGATTTCACGCGTGAGCTGATCGCCCTACGCGCTCGGACACCCGATCTGGGCTCCGGTGACCGCCGCGCCACCCGGGTCGAGGCCACGCCGGAGTGGGTGCTCATGCACCGGGGCGAGTGCGTGGTCGCCGTCAATGTGGGAACCGGCATCTGCCATGTCCCACTGCCGCGGGCCGACCGGCACGAGGTGCTGCTGGCCTGGGACGAGTCCGTCCGCCTGGAGGGCGACCAGCTGCTGCTGCCGCCCGGCGCGGTGGTGCTCGCAGGCCGGTAG
- a CDS encoding aminodeoxychorismate lyase has translation MATTSLILLTAPTTAEELHGPGYAVADPGRPHLRVTDLGATRGDGVFETIGVIDGHVQALTSHLERLAASAELLDLPSPRLEVWRTAVAAAIQGAGAAPELSVKLVLTRGEEGTGRCTGWVRAAPAPDTSRARTEGVRALTLDRGYRSDVAETSPWLLQGAKYTSYAVNMAALRHAHARGADDVIFVSSDGAVLEGPTASVLLRVGDTLVTPGTDQGILPGTTQDRAFRFAERAGLATSARRVEVSELAVAEQVWLCSSVRLCAPVRELDGRELAWDRDLTADLLQWLRTTHD, from the coding sequence ATGGCGACGACGAGCCTGATCCTGCTGACAGCGCCCACCACGGCGGAGGAGCTGCACGGACCGGGCTACGCCGTCGCCGACCCGGGCCGCCCGCACCTGCGGGTCACCGACCTCGGCGCCACGCGCGGGGACGGCGTCTTCGAGACGATCGGCGTGATCGACGGGCACGTGCAGGCACTGACCTCACATCTGGAGCGGCTCGCGGCCTCGGCCGAGCTGCTGGACCTGCCGAGCCCGAGGCTCGAGGTGTGGCGAACGGCGGTCGCGGCGGCCATCCAGGGCGCCGGCGCCGCCCCCGAGCTGTCGGTGAAGCTGGTGCTCACCCGGGGCGAGGAGGGGACGGGCCGATGCACCGGCTGGGTGCGTGCTGCGCCGGCCCCGGACACCTCCCGGGCCAGGACCGAGGGAGTGCGGGCGCTCACCCTGGACCGGGGCTACCGCTCCGATGTCGCCGAGACCTCACCCTGGTTGCTGCAGGGGGCGAAGTACACCTCCTACGCCGTCAACATGGCCGCCCTGCGCCATGCCCACGCCCGCGGCGCCGATGACGTCATCTTCGTCAGCTCCGATGGCGCGGTGCTCGAGGGCCCGACGGCCTCGGTGCTGCTGCGCGTGGGGGACACCCTGGTGACGCCGGGGACCGACCAGGGCATCCTGCCGGGGACGACGCAGGACCGGGCGTTCCGCTTCGCCGAGCGCGCGGGTCTGGCGACGTCGGCGCGGCGGGTGGAGGTGAGCGAGCTGGCCGTGGCCGAGCAGGTCTGGCTGTGCTCGAGCGTGCGCCTGTGTGCCCCTGTGCGCGAGCTGGACGGGCGCGAACTCGCCTGGGACCGGGACCTGACCGCCGATCTGCTGCAGTGGTTGCGCACTACGCACGACTGA
- a CDS encoding HIT family protein, with product MATLFTRILNREIPGRFVWEDELCAAFTSIEPLQPGHTLVVPRREVDHWWDMPEQEWTHIGAVARHIGRAQRTAFTPVRIGLLVQGYEIPHAHVHVWPSQSSADFDLTAAATDVPAGELDAAAERLRSALREAGHGDAVPA from the coding sequence ATGGCGACTCTGTTCACCCGCATCCTGAACCGGGAGATCCCTGGCCGTTTCGTCTGGGAGGACGAGCTCTGCGCGGCCTTCACCTCGATCGAGCCGCTCCAGCCGGGGCACACGCTCGTGGTCCCGCGCCGGGAGGTCGACCACTGGTGGGACATGCCGGAGCAGGAGTGGACCCACATCGGCGCCGTGGCCCGGCACATCGGCCGGGCCCAGCGAACGGCGTTCACGCCCGTGCGCATCGGTCTGCTGGTGCAGGGGTATGAGATCCCGCACGCCCACGTGCACGTGTGGCCCTCGCAGTCCTCGGCCGATTTCGACCTCACGGCCGCGGCCACCGACGTCCCCGCGGGTGAGCTCGACGCCGCCGCCGAGCGGTTGCGCTCGGCGCTGCGCGAGGCGGGCCACGGCGACGCCGTCCCGGCCTGA
- a CDS encoding ATP-grasp domain-containing protein: MPGPDLCPVLLGTDLGIYAMARSFHEAYGVRSVVVSEQGRGPINDSAILENVFTGAGASEEDTLAALTAVARAHPGSHRVLVVNSDHQLAFVLRNRARLAEDYTIPYADAAAIEQLGDKRAMNEVLAACGVPTPRTVEVAPVPRRPEDWRGAASDLTFPIVMKPFAGAEFEELSFPGRRKVYRLADAEELVTELDRIAAAGYEGTMLLQELIPGDDTANRVVNCYRDARGVLTMAASGRVLLAMHQPTFIGNSAIIMVDYDPALVDAVRRVLDAVDYRGFASVDFKVDPRDGVARLLDINPRPGRSHYYVNVGGASTARALVADFVLEEPLPPQQARQEGVYAYIPTFVLGRYVRDRELLARARAVLRRRRAVHPLAYGADRSPRRRLYRLLAQINQLRALRRYYPRPTDTGF; encoded by the coding sequence GTGCCTGGACCCGACCTGTGCCCGGTTCTGCTCGGCACCGACCTGGGCATCTACGCGATGGCGCGGTCGTTCCACGAGGCCTACGGCGTCCGATCGGTGGTGGTCAGCGAACAGGGCCGGGGGCCGATCAACGACTCGGCCATCCTGGAGAACGTCTTCACCGGCGCGGGTGCGAGCGAGGAGGACACACTGGCAGCGCTGACCGCGGTGGCCCGTGCCCACCCGGGCTCGCACCGGGTGCTGGTGGTCAACTCCGACCACCAGCTGGCGTTCGTGCTCCGGAACCGGGCTCGCCTGGCCGAGGACTACACCATCCCGTACGCGGACGCGGCCGCCATCGAGCAGCTCGGTGACAAGCGCGCGATGAACGAGGTGCTGGCGGCGTGCGGGGTGCCCACGCCTCGCACGGTGGAGGTGGCCCCGGTGCCCCGCCGACCGGAGGACTGGCGTGGTGCTGCGAGCGACCTCACGTTCCCGATCGTGATGAAGCCGTTCGCGGGTGCCGAGTTCGAGGAGCTCAGCTTTCCCGGCCGCCGTAAGGTCTACCGGCTGGCCGACGCCGAGGAACTGGTGACCGAGCTCGACCGCATCGCCGCGGCCGGGTACGAGGGCACGATGCTGCTGCAGGAGCTCATCCCGGGCGATGACACCGCGAACCGGGTGGTCAACTGCTACCGGGACGCCCGCGGTGTCCTGACGATGGCGGCGTCGGGCCGGGTGCTGCTGGCGATGCACCAGCCCACCTTCATCGGGAACTCGGCGATCATCATGGTCGACTACGACCCGGCGCTCGTCGACGCCGTGCGGCGGGTGCTCGACGCCGTCGACTACCGGGGTTTCGCCAGCGTCGACTTCAAGGTCGATCCGCGTGACGGTGTCGCGCGCCTGCTCGACATCAATCCTCGGCCCGGGCGGTCCCACTACTACGTCAATGTGGGCGGAGCGAGCACCGCCCGCGCGCTGGTGGCCGACTTCGTGCTCGAGGAGCCGCTGCCGCCGCAGCAGGCGCGCCAGGAAGGGGTCTACGCCTACATCCCGACGTTCGTGCTCGGGCGGTACGTGCGCGACCGCGAGCTCCTGGCACGTGCCCGGGCGGTGTTGCGGCGCCGCCGGGCCGTGCACCCGCTCGCCTACGGCGCCGACCGGAGCCCGCGCCGGCGGCTCTACCGGCTGCTGGCCCAGATCAATCAGCTGCGCGCGCTGCGGCGCTACTACCCGCGCCCCACCGACACCGGTTTCTGA
- a CDS encoding DUF3000 domain-containing protein: protein MNVQRTPVAPPEFEAALLSLRGHRMRREFHLEEVPAPTRIAPYALALTGEVNPTRDPEDMVGNGRFVVLYDPEGQEAWDGQFRVIVMARASLEQEFAADPMLGEVGWSWLTEALAAEEAEHHALSGTVTRVLSETFGGLELRSGEVEIEVRASWTPEGTDMAAHLRAWALLTCQAAGLPPVPDNVSALKPKR, encoded by the coding sequence GTGAACGTGCAGCGCACCCCCGTCGCGCCCCCGGAGTTCGAGGCCGCGCTGCTGAGTCTGCGCGGCCACCGGATGCGCCGCGAGTTCCACCTCGAGGAGGTGCCCGCACCCACGCGGATCGCTCCCTACGCACTCGCGCTGACGGGCGAGGTCAACCCGACCCGGGACCCGGAGGACATGGTCGGCAACGGCCGGTTCGTCGTCCTCTACGACCCCGAGGGACAGGAGGCGTGGGACGGGCAGTTCCGCGTCATCGTGATGGCGCGTGCGAGCCTGGAACAGGAGTTCGCCGCCGACCCGATGCTCGGGGAGGTGGGCTGGTCCTGGCTCACGGAGGCGCTCGCCGCCGAGGAGGCCGAGCACCACGCCCTCTCGGGCACGGTCACCCGGGTGCTCTCGGAGACCTTCGGCGGGCTGGAGCTGCGCAGTGGTGAGGTCGAGATCGAGGTCCGCGCGTCCTGGACACCGGAGGGCACCGACATGGCGGCGCACCTGCGTGCGTGGGCGCTGCTGACCTGTCAGGCTGCGGGTCTGCCCCCCGTCCCCGACAACGTGAGTGCGTTGAAGCCGAAACGATGA
- a CDS encoding HRDC domain-containing protein, with protein sequence MTSTPPPTPAPDEPDSAVEPPAPATADAPDLVPLTEPSEGVPEVVVTEAGLRDVITAFTAGHGPVAVDAERASGYRYGQAAYLVQLRRDGAGTALIDPQALPDLGALGSALAGTEWVLHAAGQDLPCLAEVNMVPGRVFDTELAGRLLGRERVGLGAMVAAELGLELAKEHSAADWSTRPLPQAWLRYAALDVEVLVALRDRLHDELEQAGKLEWAWQEFDAVRTAPPPPPRLQPWRRTSGSHQVRDPLGLAIVRELWQVRDAEARRVDISPGRLLSDSAIVAAATTRPSTLAELTALRPFKHKAAARRSRLWFDAVARATALPASDHPARRGPASDTLPPPRAWKDRNPPAARRLDAVRLTVRTRAEELALPQENLLTPEYQRRLAWDPPREHSTEGVAAALAALGARPWQIDQLAAPLATALHAGPEDGLG encoded by the coding sequence ATGACCTCCACACCTCCTCCCACCCCGGCCCCCGATGAGCCGGACTCGGCCGTTGAGCCCCCGGCGCCCGCCACTGCCGATGCGCCCGATCTGGTTCCGCTCACCGAGCCGTCCGAGGGGGTCCCCGAGGTCGTGGTGACCGAGGCCGGCCTGCGGGACGTGATCACAGCGTTCACCGCGGGCCACGGACCGGTCGCCGTGGACGCCGAGCGCGCCTCCGGCTACCGCTACGGCCAGGCCGCCTACCTGGTCCAGCTGCGCCGGGACGGTGCCGGCACCGCGCTCATCGACCCGCAGGCGCTGCCCGACCTCGGCGCCCTCGGGAGTGCCCTGGCCGGCACCGAGTGGGTACTGCACGCGGCCGGTCAGGATCTGCCCTGCCTGGCCGAGGTCAACATGGTGCCGGGCCGCGTGTTCGACACCGAGCTCGCGGGCCGGCTGCTCGGGCGCGAACGGGTGGGTCTGGGCGCGATGGTCGCGGCCGAGCTCGGGCTCGAGCTCGCCAAGGAGCACTCCGCGGCGGACTGGTCCACCCGGCCGCTCCCCCAGGCGTGGCTGCGCTACGCCGCCCTGGACGTGGAGGTGCTGGTCGCCCTCCGGGACCGGCTCCACGACGAGCTCGAGCAGGCCGGGAAGCTGGAATGGGCCTGGCAGGAGTTCGACGCCGTCCGCACGGCACCGCCGCCGCCGCCGCGGCTGCAACCGTGGCGGCGCACCTCGGGCTCGCACCAGGTGCGCGACCCGCTCGGGCTGGCCATCGTGCGCGAGCTCTGGCAGGTGCGCGACGCCGAGGCCCGCCGGGTCGACATCTCCCCCGGCCGGCTGCTCAGCGACAGCGCGATCGTGGCCGCCGCGACCACGCGGCCGAGCACGCTGGCCGAGCTGACGGCCCTGCGCCCCTTCAAGCACAAGGCCGCGGCCCGCCGCAGCAGGCTGTGGTTCGACGCGGTCGCCCGCGCGACGGCGCTGCCCGCCTCCGACCACCCGGCGCGCCGGGGACCGGCGTCCGACACCCTGCCGCCGCCACGGGCGTGGAAGGACCGCAACCCGCCGGCCGCGCGGCGGCTCGACGCGGTGCGGCTCACGGTGCGCACGCGCGCCGAGGAGCTGGCGCTGCCGCAGGAGAACCTCCTCACGCCCGAGTACCAGCGCAGGCTGGCCTGGGATCCCCCGCGTGAGCACAGCACGGAGGGCGTCGCAGCCGCACTGGCCGCGCTGGGGGCCCGGCCGTGGCAGATCGACCAGCTCGCCGCACCCCTGGCGACCGCGCTGCACGCCGGCCCCGAGGACGGGTTAGGCTAG
- a CDS encoding thiolase family protein, with amino-acid sequence MPLLGRDVVLVDAVRSPFGRARPDGLYAHTRADDIAVAVVRELLRRNTALVPDRLGDLALAATTQEGDQGLTLGRTVGILAGLPRGVPGYAIDRMCAGGMTAVTNVAAQIAVGAYDAAVAGGVEHMGHHPLGAAADINPRIGAERLVPSDSLTMGATAENLHDRYPQLTRARADAYAEASQARYAQALAAGHIDADLVPVAVMDPERGWGVATADEPPRPGTTVAGMADLPTPFRPGGRVTAATSSPLTDGATAALLMDAGTAAELSLTPRLRLLSYAYAGVEPEVMGVGPVPATHRALELAGLTMDDIGLIEINEAFAVQVLAFLDAFSIEDQDPRVNSYGGAIAVGHPLAASGIRLMSQLAHQFALHPHVRYGLTTMCVGLGQGGTVVWENPHHAGAGAPQTDHRAEREHR; translated from the coding sequence ATGCCCCTGCTCGGCCGTGATGTCGTCCTCGTGGACGCCGTGCGATCCCCCTTCGGGCGTGCGCGCCCCGACGGGCTGTACGCCCACACCCGTGCCGATGACATCGCCGTCGCGGTGGTCCGCGAGCTGCTGCGGCGCAACACCGCGCTCGTGCCCGACCGGCTGGGCGACCTGGCGCTGGCGGCGACCACACAGGAGGGCGACCAAGGGCTGACCCTCGGGCGCACGGTGGGCATCCTCGCCGGGCTGCCGCGCGGTGTGCCGGGTTACGCGATCGATCGGATGTGCGCGGGCGGGATGACCGCCGTGACCAACGTCGCCGCCCAGATCGCGGTGGGGGCCTACGACGCCGCCGTCGCCGGCGGGGTCGAGCACATGGGCCACCACCCCCTCGGCGCCGCGGCCGACATCAACCCCCGGATCGGTGCGGAGCGGCTGGTGCCCTCGGACTCGTTGACCATGGGCGCCACGGCGGAGAACCTCCACGACCGCTACCCGCAATTGACCAGAGCGCGTGCCGACGCCTATGCCGAGGCCTCCCAGGCGCGCTATGCGCAGGCGCTCGCGGCCGGGCACATCGACGCCGACCTCGTCCCGGTCGCCGTGATGGACCCCGAGCGGGGCTGGGGCGTGGCCACAGCGGACGAGCCACCCCGCCCGGGTACCACCGTGGCCGGCATGGCGGACCTGCCGACCCCCTTCCGCCCCGGCGGGCGGGTCACCGCCGCCACCTCCTCGCCGTTGACCGACGGCGCCACCGCGGCGCTGCTGATGGACGCCGGCACCGCCGCCGAGCTGTCGCTGACGCCACGATTGCGGCTCCTCTCCTACGCCTACGCCGGGGTCGAGCCCGAGGTGATGGGGGTCGGGCCGGTCCCGGCCACCCACCGCGCGCTGGAGCTGGCCGGACTGACGATGGATGACATCGGCCTCATCGAGATCAACGAGGCCTTCGCCGTGCAGGTGCTCGCGTTCCTCGACGCGTTCTCGATCGAGGACCAGGACCCACGCGTCAACAGCTACGGCGGGGCGATCGCCGTCGGGCACCCGCTCGCGGCCTCCGGGATCCGGCTGATGAGCCAGCTCGCGCACCAGTTCGCCCTCCATCCGCACGTGCGCTACGGGCTGACCACCATGTGCGTCGGGCTCGGCCAGGGTGGCACGGTGGTGTGGGAGAACCCCCATCACGCCGGCGCCGGGGCGCCACAGACCGATCACCGCGCCGAGAGGGAGCACCGATGA